A window of Eulemur rufifrons isolate Redbay chromosome 18, OSU_ERuf_1, whole genome shotgun sequence genomic DNA:
CCAGCTAAGAAGTGTAAGGTACCCCATCTCAAcagataattaataataaatccATCAACTGAAAGATGTCCATCTTTACTTACTACCATTTTGTAAACAAGAACGTAAGTTTAGAGTTCAGTTAAAAAGAGTTTAagggattttattaataaataagaactCTCCCAACaatctcttcctcctgctctgttTTCCTCCTTAGCACTTATTACTATGTAGCATATggtgtattttattcatttagtatTTTCTCTCCCATGGAAAGGAAATtcatgaggacagggatttttgtGTTTTGGTACTGTGGTTGTCACTGTACCTAGACCAAAGCCTGGCACAGCCTGGTACATCCTAGGTACTGGTGATTTGGAAAATACTAGTTAAAAGCCACAATTTCTAATTCACCAAGCCATCAGTATTTGacattatttttcatctttcttcttttaccttttaaaaaattccagaagaataCAAAAGTGACCACACAGAATTGATCTATTCTTTAACATCATGACATATtcactattatatattttatatttaaagaaaaacgcTCATAAAATATAAgtactctcaaacttcctccccAATCCTGTTATCTACTTTCTCAGGGCAACTCTGTCATGAACTTGATGATCATCTGtaccattttattttcactcttgCCTACATATAGGTCTATGGCAATACAATTTCCATCTGAGATGAATTTTAAGATACTATTCTCAGTTACAAGCTGTCTACTCTCATGGATCACCAGGGGCACATccaatttatctaaaagaaaaaaaattgccaagaaaagaagaaacattctattttctcttgggTCCTATGTAAGAAAAgacttttcagtttgtttttggacattttgaCCATAGAACCTCCTTTCAAAGTGACAAGTTCAATACACCTCCTAATCTTCCATAAGGCACTGATTCTTCTCTCTATATAGAAAGTTTCCTATTAGCAAGcataaaagatataaagataGTTTGAAAAGAAAGAGACTATGGGACCTCAAAGCATACTCTCTTTGTAATGTGAGAAATTGTCAGAATTAAATGGAGTCACTAATGTTAAAAAAATGCTGACAAATAGAGCCAAGGAAGGCCATGAagagaggatttttatttttatatgcctgataacaaaaactatcacaaaatactataaaacttACAACCTTGTATAAGGGCTATTGCAagcttatataaaaatacttttgtaagGATATCTGTCCAGAAACTGTCTAATTTCGAACTGGTGTTATCTTAATTATTAATCTTTGTAgtcaaggataattatttcaaaacatattatgtaatcctcctaatttttttctttaaaaaacctttgtcttcctttacttcCCAGAATAtacacatagtttactatggcatgTGTAATCCCATTACAATGCTCTATTCCCATATAAATATCCTTTCTGGTAGAGCTTCCCTCTGTTTGTAATTTGAGTTGACAGTATAGTACTGCTTTTTCCAAAATTGAAGCACATCTTGTCATATGTTATGTTTGTTAGTGACAGCTTCATGTGACCCACATGGTGGAgacttatttttagaaacagaCTATTTCTGCTGGAAAGAAACTTTGGAGATCCCTTTTAGTAAAGAAAAGACCAGGAAGATCAGTAAATTACACAGAACTTGTTGGCAATGGCAGCCAGGGAGATGATGGATAGAAAGAACTCAAGCTTTCTTATTCCTCAAATTATTAGTCTTCAGTTGTCCATTTTATAGCTTTGGGTGCCAACTATTGAgattttcaaatttcagaatttcCTGGAGAGGCCTGGAAACTCCTTACATGGGGCACTATTCCTCTGGCATGTAACTGAGTGTCTACTTGGTGAGATTTGGAGGAGGAAAATCGGACTAAGGCGAGCTTACCTATGGTCCCACTTTCCTTTCCATACTCATCACTTGAGATCATGTGGCATTTTATCAGTTTTCTACATCTTAAATTCTATCTCCATAGGGGATAGAGGAATAGGGAAGGAGGGGACTAAGGGTGACCTAGGAagagtaaaggattatgaaaaaGAGAATGGGTTTTCTAAAGAATAGGTAGTAGCCCATCTGGATAAAGTGCCAATTTCTAGTCTTTTCTAGGCTTGACTTCTGTTGCCTGTTAACTCTTCCCTGATAGATAAAAATAGATAGAGGGTTTTTGTGATAATTGACTTCTTTCTGGAGATTCTGCATTTAGTCAGATAAGGGAGATATAGGAAAAGCCCCTCTGTGCATTTGCAATTTCCCAAATGCCTTTAGCTTGAAGTAGTCAGTATAGCAATGTGACATATTTTGGGCTGTTTATTTCCTGGATTCCTCCAGCATACATTGCAGGGGGCAAGGGAAAATTTCCCCATATATAGTTATGTAAAACTATTCGATCATAGTTTTACAcaacatgggagccttcagaatgaaaacccaaagatACCTAATGCTTAgtttcaacaaagtatggacagccatgtagaaatatgattggataaaaagggtatgatctaatgttTATAGACTGAATGGGGAAACTCAGCAAGGCCTGCCTGTTTAGattctttgcctctctgagcatgcattccttccttctcagaaTGGGGCAGGACCCTGGGGGCTTAtaacctacagtcaaacaaggtaggtcagataatttctttacagCCAGTATTTACACAGAAAGTTGGTGGAGGAGGGAgttaagagaaatatttttaggttttatggctggcttaaGGGAAAAGAGGTTCCAGTTTCTATGATGCATCTTGGGGAAGAAAGATTCTAGTTTTTATGGCTAGCCGTGGGGGAGAATGGGCCTGAGAGACAGAAGGGCGGAAGGGCAGAGAAAAACTtgtgcttctgaggctgcttctgtggccttcattttggggtatcattttctgagccccaaaaacatatatcaaagcatcacattgtacccgtaaatgtgtataattatgatttgtcaattaaaaataatattaataaaagataagaCAAATGTAACATACATAGAAAAGAATGGGTTTATTTATTCAGATAATTATTCAGTCCACAATAAACAACTCCAAACGCAATTCACCATTTTAATCTCATTGCTGTTGGTGAgctcagaatttaaaatttttcttttagttcatttctttatccatttacttaACTACAATAAAATATCTCCTGAATGCTTGCTGTATGAGACCTAGTGCTCTGCCCAGAGGGACCAAGTAAGCAATGGATTCTTTTCAATTGAGGACCTACAAAGCTGGGAAGGCCTGGGCATTTGATCTGGGCTTTGGTGGCAGAGAGAGTAGCTTGGTGAATAGCTTTTCAGGGGCCTAGGAATCTTTGACAATGTCCAGAGATCTTCAGCTGTGAAATCTCTTGAAGGGCTTGATGAAGTCAGCAGATCCTTTTTTTATTTAGTCTGCaccatgttatatatatttttattagttgccaataaaaaatttagactatttcattttaaaatgcttatccACTTGAAAAATTGGAAGATTCACTGTCCCTGTGCCTGTATCACTATATGAAAGAAATTGGTGAAACTGCATTGTACAGGTTTGTGTTCTTCCGTTCTCTGAAGTTCCCACTGCTCCCATTAGTTTCCATGTTAGGTGGCATTTATGAATGTGCTTGTGCTATGGTTGTTCTtatagcagaattttaaaaagggttCAATACACCTTGGTCCATGTCTttatcaaaactgaaaatataatatcAGAAGTTTGTGTGCTTTGAGAAAAATAGCAAAGCCAGGCAAGATGGTGTACgtctgtagtccctgctacttgggaggctgaggcgggaggacagcttgagcccagaagttggaggttgcagtgagctatgatcaagccactgcattTCTGCCTGGACAAtagaatgagacccccatctctgaaaagaaagaaaaatagcaaaaaacaCCTGTCTTTGTAGAGATAAAGCATGGTTCCTAAATTCAACCAGTTTTACTCTAATGTGCTGGGCCCTTGTGAACAACTGACATTTAATGTCTGGTTTAGGGAGTATTGTAATTGTTGCTGTATCTACAGATTAAActaaatatagacattttatgAAAGAGAATTTGGAACAGCAGGTTGGAATCAAAGCATGGAAAAATGGTCTTGAGTTTGTTATAGATTGAATTATGTTGAGGTCCTAACTCCCAATTTGATTGTATTtgaagacagggcctttaaagaggtaattaaggatAAATGAGGTTGTAAGGGTGGGACCCTAATCTAacaacaggactggtgtccttaaaagaagaggaagagacacagggGCAAGCATGCACAGAAAAAAGACCATATGAAGACATAGCAAGAAGATGGTTAtgtgcaagccaaggagagaggccctaGGAGAAACCAAAcccactgacaccttgatcttggacttcaagcctccagaactatgagaaaataaatttttattgtttaagctacccagtttgtggtattttgttatgtcaGCTCTGCCAAGCTAATACACGCATTTTATAGGCAACGGAGTTAGACTTTGGAGGAGGGGGAAACCTaagcatttaaaggaaaaagaagaaacgaAAACTTGCAAAATAACCGAGCTTACCAAGTGTACATTGTTATGTTCATGGTGGAAAAACTGCAACTTAGTCCCATGATAATCATATTCAAAATTCATGACATATCTTCAAACAGCAGCCTAGCAAAAATCATGGATATCATTGTTTTGGACAGGTGTTCAAGTTTACAGGAAACATTCaagtatttgttattttgttgaCCAGAACTAGAAAGCATGAtcctattgttatttattttagggtacagagtattttgttttttgatttttttggttgtttgcttTGGACAGCTCTGACAGGACTACAAAACTCAACATGACTTTCTTGCCCAACTCCCATCTTTCTACCTACACGTAACCCCTTTTAACGCACGCACGAATGACTCTTGGAGTAATTACAACTTAAATCTTGAAGTCAAAAGGAGATAGAAATGATAATCTTACCTCATCCACTGACTGTCAGTAGAAAGTTGGGAAGGAAGTATTTCAATTGGGGCTGGAAAACACACCTTGGATTTGTGCTTCTGCTTTTTTGCCACAAGATGGCAGAAGAGGGCAACACTTCTTATCCCACCTACTCCAGAGGATGATCATTCCTCAGATCTCTCAAGGATTGGGGGAAGGGTGAGGACTCAATCTCGCAAAAAGAGCAAAGAGGAATGAAAGGAGATAAATGTGATGCCAACAAGTTCAAAACTACAGTGAAATTAGGGGAATGCTCTTCACCAAGTGGTACAAGGTGTGGGGAAGAGAATCTCATTTTAGGGAAGGAAAGGGCAAGCTCGTGTACTGTTATTTTTTGCACGATCTGCTGACTTGGCATGATTTCGGGGCTGTTTGTTGCCTGTGACAGAGACAAGACTGTTCGTCCAAGGTAGAGAGCCCCAAACCACAGCTGTAAGGGAAGTGACGacaaggaaagacagaaagggaAAAGTCAAGGGGTGATTTTTAGGCCGGGAGTGGGATTGTGGTGTAGGggtttgttattttgttgttaatagaaaaaaagatttacaatAGCAATAATTTACTGGAGAGGGGATAACATGGTGGCAGAGGATGTTAATGCTATAAAATGCAAGAAAGGACCTATTAAGAAGGGGGAATTGAAGGACTTTCGATCAGGTATTGAAAGTTTCCACTTCCTTGCATTTAGCCCATGTTCTTGGTACACCTCCTACCTCTGtaaccttttctggggtctgcttctttttaaaatgctggatTCTCCGATTTCTGTTGCAGGACTCCCATGGAATCCCAGCCTGAAAGCTGACCCCCTGCCGCAATGAATCCTGGCATACCTCCCTCCTTAACGCCGCCTGATTATTTATACATTGCAAGAAAGCAGCTTTCCCAAATTGCTAGGTTCCTTGTTCAACATTTTATCCTTCAGCTTTTTTGACCTTTAATGTTCCCTTTGCGCTTTGACACCAATCATTTCAACTCACCCTAGTATCTCTGTAGCGTTGGCAGGGTTGACGTCAGTGCCTGTTCTCTAGAGGTTATGGGAAACGGACACTGAGAAGTTAATTTCGCCCAGGGTCCGACTGCACAAAATCGAACAGTTAACTTATAGCCTCTGGCTCTTAGCTGCAGAGCCTGAGGCATTCCCGCATATAACGGAAAATTAGTAATTTTACTTTCCAGAGAAACTCTTTCAAAAGCACAACCCTGATTAAACTATCTGGCAAATGGCAGCCCCTGGCGGGATTTTCAAATAGATCTGCGGCCCAATCAGTTACAAGGAGATACTTGAATTGATAAAAGTCTAACCCAAAGAAAAATTTGGCTATTGTAGCCGAGAGCAAAACTACACGCCTCTTCTTCCCAAGGGCATCAAAGAACCCAAACTAAATTTGCCTGACAGCGCGTCTAAATGCATACGCAAGAATGTGtgcttttttttactttattacttTTATCTTTTCCACCTACCTTCTCTCCCAAACAAACCTCTAGCCCTCCTCAAAGAAACTAGATTACAAGCAAAATGCACCAGCTCTTTTGTCTGACAATGTGGGTGGCTCTGAAAAGAGCCTTTGGGTTGTGAGAGGCTGTGAGCGAGCTCACTTAGAGCTGGTATACTTGGTGACAGCCTTGGTGCCCTCGGACACAGCGTGCTTGGCCAACTCTCCGGGCAGCAGCAGGCGCACTGCCGTCTGGATCTCCCTGGAGGTGATGGTGGAGCGCTTGTTGTAATGCGCCAGGCGAGAGGCCTCCCCCGCGATGCGCTCGAAGATGTCGTTGACGAAGGAATTCATGATTCCCATGGCCTTAGACGAGATGCCGGTGTCAGGGTGGACTTGCTTAAGCACCTTGTACACGTAGATGGAGTAGCTCTCCTTGCGGGTGCGCTTGCGCTTCCTGCCATCTTTTTTCTGAGCCTTGGTCACTGCTTTCTTGGAGCCCTTCTTTGGGGCCGGAGCGGACTTAGCCGGCTCAGGCATGATGAAAATAAGCCAAAAAATACTTAGCAGAAAGTACTTAAAGAAAAGGCCAAGCGTCAGGCAGAAGGCGCCCCTTTTATACACAGCTCATATGCAAATGAGGTTGAATACAGTTCTCTGTCTGATTGGACATGACTTGTGATGACGTCAATATCAATATCATCCAATCAAAACACATACTTTAAGAGACTtcatttgcattgtttaaaaCGGAACTGCAAATTTAAGCAATGGCCCAGGTCCTTTTTTTGCGCCCAGCAACGGCTATAAAATCTGCGTTTTGGGGCTTTGAGGTTTTTCTGGTGTAGGTCACATGTAATCTTACAATGTCTGGACGCGGCAAGCAGGGCGGCAAGACTCGTGCCAAAACCAAGACCCGCTCTTCCCAGGCGGGGCTCCAGTTTCCCGTAGGCCGAGTGCACCGCCTGCTGCGCAAAGGCAACTATGCCGAGCGGGTCGGGGCCGGCGCCCCGGTGTACCTGGCTGCAGTACTGGAGTATCTGACCGCGGAGATCTTGGAGCTGGCGGGCAACGCGGCTCGCGACAACAAGAAGACACGCATCATCCCGCGCCACCTACAGCTGGCCATCCGGAACGATGAAGAGCTGAACAAATTGCTGGGTAAAGTCACCATCGCTCAGGGCGGCGTCCTGCCCAATATCCAGGCTGTGCTATTGCCCAAGAAGACCGAGAGTCACCACAAGGCTAAGGGCAAATGAGGTCTGAATTCACAACTTAAAATTTCCCACTAAAACCAGAGGCTCTTTGAAGAGCCACCCACCATTTCTGTGGAAGAACTGAGCACTGTTCTCTAAACCTATTACGCATACCCGACTAAGTTTAAGCACGTGAAATGTTTCACATTCGGTTTGATATTAACTGATGCCGGGTAAAGACCATTAAATTTGTAGCTTCCCAAATTAATCATACCATGAAGCCAACCTCTTTTACTGTTCTCACAAACACCGTCCTGGGTCGTTAAAAAACACTTCCGGTGATTATTCCGGCGAATATATTAAGTGGTATATGACAACAGGTTTTTAGCTTTGCTGGGTCTTTACAGCAGAACCTGATGGTCCGTTAATCAACTAAAATCTCGGTCCTAACTCAAAACGCTGTTTCCAGAATTACTAACGTTTACTGGAAAAGACCTAATCATTGGCCGATGTAAACTCACAATCATTTCCCGCATGCTGATTAAATCAAGCACATGATTTACATATTTAACAGTACGATAAGCCATTTGATTGCATCAAAAATCAGTTAATGAAGATGTCAGATACCATTCATTGGTATTATTTAGTCAAGCACATATCAAACTCCTTGCCCACACCACGCTGAGCAAACTGAAGTACTGGTGTTCCAGGGGCcaatctatttttaaacttttttttctgggTCTTCCTAGTTATTAAAAGCAGATTTAATGAAACAGGAAACGGAACTActttttagaaagattaaattcTAGTGTacttatattttttacattatctAAACAGGAAAAAGCTTTCAGTGAAAATGAGTGTCTTTAAGGACAGTTAAGGCTGATTTCCTAAAGTTCCAGATCAGATTCCCTTTCCATTGGGGTAACCTTAACTTGATTAGTCGAAAACTAAAAATTAACAGCAAAGGGGCGTGGGGGAACCATTCAGAGGAAGTGGTAGGAACCAAATACAGATTGTATTAAAAACCAATCAGGTTACTCCTACCACAGTTCTGACCAATCAGGATCAGGTCATCGGTATAAATTCTGGTCGCGGCGCTGTTTTTCCGGTTGCTTGCTTTGGAAGCTTTGTGGTCTGTTATGGCGCGCACAAAGCAGACAGCTCGCAAGTCTACTGGCGGCAAGGCGCCGCGCAAGCAGCTCGCTACCAAGGCGGCTCGCAAGAGCGCCCCGGCCACCGGTGGTGTGAAGAAGCCCCATCGCTACCGCCCTGGCACCGTGGCCCTGCGGGAGATCCGCCGCTATCAGAAATCGACCGAACTGCTGATCCGAAAGCTGCCTTTCCAGCGCCTGGTGCGGGAGATcgcccaggacttcaagaccgATCTGCGTTTCCAGAGCTCAGCGGTGATGGCGCTGCAAGAAGCTTGCGAGGCCTACTTAGTGGGCCTGTTTGAGGACACCAATTTGTGCGCCATTCACGCCAAGCGAGTGACCATCATGCCCAAAGACATTCAACTCGCGCGCCGCATCCGTGGTGAGCGAGCATAAACTGTCCTGAGGCGGggcttgcttgctttctctttcccAAAGGCTCTTTTCAGAGCCACTGATCTGCTCATTAAGAGTGGCTGTTAACGCAATTACATGTTTAAAATACAATTCTAAGGAGAACTTGGGTGGGAAATAAGAAAGAACACAAGAGGTTTCAGCTCCAAGAACTGACCTTTTGTTTCCCTGCTTCTCAAAATAGACAAAATCACTGATAAGTACATTACGTATTAAACTAAATGGTTTAACACTTAGTTCTGATccataagtgttcaataaattatagCTGGGTAAGTATATTGCTaatgtgctgtttttttttttagtcaccAAATCACTGAGCCTTGGGGTAGTTGTTAAGCACCTCCCATCTTATGTGTCACTGTATTTCGTCCCAGACAATTTTGATCAGCACTATTTTTAGTCGTATGGCGAGTTAAACATGATATTGGCACTCATTTTCACGTTTTTGTATGTGAACCTGACTAGCTCCCAGGGTGTAGAAAGGGCATACGTTACTCCCTTTTACTAACTCTAGAAAGTTTGTCTTTTCCAAAGGTACTCAAGCAATGGGGGACAAACAAACCTAAGCTAGTAGATCTAAGTTTAGTATTTCAAGAATCACTAGATGGGAAGGAAGAGATCTGGATAAGCTTCCAAtggctatataaaaataatttagttttaaagaaaatgggCCTAATTTCCTTTAGGTGGAAAGGCAGAAGTTAGGTTGTTCTAATGTCTTCTAACTCCAGCAAGGGATCTGATATTAACTGTATGGACTGGAGGGTGCATTTTCTATTTGAAGCCTAAATTTAGGCATACAATTGGTGGATTTAGAAAatatccacaaattctttgatactcctcCCATCAAAAAGTAGAGCCTAATTCCTCTAGTCTTGAGTTTAGGGCAGGATTTAGAGGCTGGCTTCTATTGAATAGAATAGAGCAAATGGCATAGTTAAAGTGAGAGTGAGGTACTTTGGAGACTAGGTCATAAAAAGTATTGTGCTCTGGGGGACCTCAGCTGCCATGTTGGGAGGGCATTCGGGTAGCCCTGTGGAGAGGCCTGCCTTGTAAGAAATTAAGGCCTTCCTCGTCAGCAGAGCTACCAACAACCATGTGAGTGAGCCATATCCTGCCCCAGTGAAGCCTCAGATGATTGCAGCCCCTGCTGACAGCGGGGCTCTTCATTCTCAGAGACTCTGAGCCAGAACCATGCAACTAAGCcactcttgattcttttttttttttttttttttcagcatattatgggggtacaaaagtttaggttacgtatccCCCCCAATCAaagc
This region includes:
- the LOC138399080 gene encoding histone H3.1: MARTKQTARKSTGGKAPRKQLATKAARKSAPATGGVKKPHRYRPGTVALREIRRYQKSTELLIRKLPFQRLVREIAQDFKTDLRFQSSAVMALQEACEAYLVGLFEDTNLCAIHAKRVTIMPKDIQLARRIRGERA
- the LOC138399091 gene encoding histone H2B type 2-E-like, which translates into the protein MPEPAKSAPAPKKGSKKAVTKAQKKDGRKRKRTRKESYSIYVYKVLKQVHPDTGISSKAMGIMNSFVNDIFERIAGEASRLAHYNKRSTITSREIQTAVRLLLPGELAKHAVSEGTKAVTKYTSSK
- the LOC138399082 gene encoding histone H2A type 1-like, whose product is MSGRGKQGGKTRAKTKTRSSQAGLQFPVGRVHRLLRKGNYAERVGAGAPVYLAAVLEYLTAEILELAGNAARDNKKTRIIPRHLQLAIRNDEELNKLLGKVTIAQGGVLPNIQAVLLPKKTESHHKAKGK